In Gambusia affinis linkage group LG08, SWU_Gaff_1.0, whole genome shotgun sequence, a single window of DNA contains:
- the LOC122835110 gene encoding nipped-B-like protein — protein MTRTFQNLRLRPVGAFLCESMLNISGVIILLSSFESLRVKQMLQLRLKFQVLREVSRRSAEGQPEVSQRSAGGQPKVSRRSTKGQPEVSQRSAGGQPKVSRRSAEGQPKVSRRSAEGQPEVSQRSAGGQPKVSQRSAGGLKSRQSNKVEKLAAPAASC, from the exons ATGACCAGAACCTTTCAGAACCTTCGGCTCCGGCCGGTTGGTGCCTTCCTGTGTGAGTCCATGCTGAACATCAGTGGAGTAATTATCTTATTATCCTCATTCGAGTCATTACGTGTGAAACAAATGCTGCAGCTCAGATTGAAG TTTCAGGTGCTGAGGGAGGTCAGCCGGAGGTCAGCCGAAGGTCAGCCAGAGGTCAGCCAAAGGTCAGCCGGAGGTCAGCCAAAGGTCAGCCGGAGGTCAACCAAAGGTCAGCCGGAGGTCAGCCAAAGGTCAGCCGGAGGTCAGCCAAAGGTCAGCCGGAGGTCAGCCGAAGGTCAGCCAAAGGTCAGCCGGAGGTCAGCCGAAGGTCAGCCGGAGGTCAGCCAGAGGTCAGCCGGAGGTCAACCAAAGGTCAGCCAAAGGTCAGCCGGAGGTCTGAAAAGTCGCCAAAGCAACAAAGTGGAAAAGTTAGCAGCACCTGCTGCGTCCTGCTAA